Proteins encoded within one genomic window of Acidicapsa ligni:
- a CDS encoding efflux RND transporter permease subunit, producing the protein MIDRLIEFSLKNKFIIVMLWIGISLWGLWAMLRAPIDAIPDLSDNQVIVFTDWQGRSPQEVEDQITYPLTVSLQGLPGVKVVRSSSAFGFSMIFAIFNDDVDLYFARTRVLERLNLVTKQLPAGVVPTLGPDATGVGHVFWYTVEGGGKSLRDLRSLQDWYIRYQLNSVPGVAEVASVGGTVQQYQIDVDPNRLRSYGIPLSTVMRAVMASNSNVGGNVISENGSWSIVRGLGLIENLDDIRNIVVGLHNGTPIFVKDLGTIKIGDAFRTAALVKNSSEAVGGVIVARQGENTKEVIDRVKQKIKELEPGLPPGVHIVPFYDRSQLIEATVDTLRHALIEEIILVTLAHIIFLAHFRSILVVTLPLPLAVLCSFLLLHYAHVTSNVMSLAGIAIAIGVLVDAGIVVTENAFRHLEGVDTNDRERVVEIVLRATKLVGRPTFFSMAIIILAFVPVFALTGQEGKLFHPLAFAKTFAMVSATAIALTLVPILCVLLLRGKFHSEDQNPVMRFLQRLYRPALSWALDHRAITLGVAVVFLGGAIVLASGIGSEFMPPLNEGDIMFMPIADASISLQQNIGYAKRQDKVLESFPEVAYVAAKIARADTSTDPAGLNMTETIVHLKPRDQWRPGMTLPKLKSEMDRAVSLPGVANIWTQPIINRIDMLTTGIRSEIGIKLFGSDLTVLESKAREIADAVRTVKGASDIYPEQVTGGLYLDIKPNREAAARYGIDVGEVQNVIETAIGENNLTTTIEGRQRFPVRVRYAPEFRRNPEDIANVLVTGANRVQIPLGQVADIKQVSGPAQINSENGLLEVSVLLNARGRDAGSVIADAEKAIKAKVQLPPGYYYNWSGQFENEVRAKKRLQIVMPIAIGIIYILLYLTYRSFLEAAHVLLAVPFALTGGLYLLWLLHYNFSVAVWVGFIALFGTAVQTTVVMVIYLEEAVERKRLKYGILTIANLREAVMEGALLRLRPKFMTVSTIVAGLLPIFWSTRVGSEVIRPLATPVLGGMLSSLAHVLIVTPVIFLWLRERELRRSQSQGEALQPVEAIQLSQTSL; encoded by the coding sequence ATGATTGACCGTCTTATCGAATTCTCGCTAAAAAACAAGTTCATCATTGTCATGCTTTGGATTGGCATTTCGTTATGGGGTCTGTGGGCGATGTTGCGCGCTCCTATCGATGCGATTCCAGATCTGAGCGACAACCAGGTGATCGTCTTCACGGATTGGCAAGGCCGCAGCCCGCAAGAGGTGGAGGACCAGATCACTTATCCGCTCACGGTAAGTTTGCAAGGCCTGCCTGGTGTGAAGGTAGTGCGGTCTTCGTCGGCCTTCGGCTTCTCGATGATCTTTGCCATCTTCAACGATGACGTTGACCTGTATTTCGCACGCACGCGAGTCCTCGAACGGCTGAATCTTGTGACCAAGCAACTTCCAGCTGGCGTCGTTCCAACGCTTGGGCCAGACGCGACAGGGGTGGGCCATGTCTTCTGGTACACGGTGGAAGGTGGCGGCAAGAGTCTACGCGATCTACGTTCATTGCAGGACTGGTACATTCGCTATCAGCTCAACTCGGTGCCTGGCGTTGCCGAAGTAGCGAGTGTTGGCGGCACCGTGCAGCAATACCAGATCGATGTCGATCCCAACCGGCTGCGCTCTTACGGCATTCCTCTCAGCACGGTCATGCGCGCTGTGATGGCGAGCAACTCCAATGTGGGTGGCAATGTCATCTCCGAGAACGGCTCCTGGTCGATTGTGCGCGGACTCGGACTTATTGAAAACCTTGATGACATCCGGAACATTGTGGTCGGTTTACACAACGGGACGCCAATCTTTGTGAAGGACCTGGGCACGATCAAGATCGGGGACGCCTTTCGCACGGCGGCGCTGGTGAAGAACAGCTCCGAAGCGGTCGGCGGCGTAATCGTTGCCCGCCAGGGTGAGAACACTAAGGAGGTCATCGACCGGGTCAAGCAAAAGATTAAAGAGCTGGAGCCTGGCCTTCCTCCCGGCGTCCATATCGTTCCGTTCTACGATCGTTCGCAGTTGATTGAAGCTACTGTGGACACACTTCGTCACGCGTTGATTGAAGAGATCATTCTGGTCACGCTTGCCCACATCATCTTCCTCGCGCACTTCCGAAGCATCCTCGTAGTCACGCTGCCGTTGCCGCTGGCGGTGCTGTGTTCCTTCCTCCTGCTGCATTATGCACATGTAACTTCCAACGTGATGTCGCTTGCTGGTATTGCGATCGCCATTGGAGTACTGGTTGACGCAGGTATCGTCGTCACTGAAAATGCGTTCCGTCATCTCGAAGGTGTTGATACGAACGATCGAGAACGGGTAGTCGAAATCGTCTTACGTGCGACAAAGCTGGTTGGCCGTCCGACCTTCTTCTCGATGGCAATTATCATTCTTGCCTTTGTTCCGGTGTTTGCGCTTACGGGGCAGGAAGGAAAGCTCTTTCATCCCCTTGCGTTTGCGAAGACCTTTGCAATGGTAAGCGCCACAGCAATCGCACTGACACTTGTACCTATTCTCTGTGTGCTCCTGCTGCGCGGCAAGTTCCATTCGGAGGACCAGAACCCCGTCATGCGCTTTCTGCAACGACTCTATCGTCCAGCTCTGTCCTGGGCTCTGGATCACCGCGCCATCACGCTGGGTGTTGCCGTTGTTTTCCTCGGAGGGGCGATTGTATTGGCTTCCGGGATAGGCAGCGAATTCATGCCACCGCTCAACGAAGGCGACATAATGTTCATGCCTATTGCGGATGCAAGCATCTCTTTGCAACAAAACATCGGATATGCGAAGCGGCAAGACAAAGTACTGGAGAGCTTCCCCGAAGTCGCCTATGTCGCGGCCAAGATAGCTCGGGCGGATACCTCAACCGATCCGGCTGGGCTGAACATGACGGAGACCATCGTGCATCTCAAGCCACGCGACCAGTGGCGGCCAGGCATGACCCTTCCGAAACTTAAGAGCGAAATGGATCGCGCCGTCTCTTTGCCGGGCGTGGCAAATATCTGGACTCAGCCAATCATCAACCGGATCGACATGCTTACAACCGGCATTCGCTCTGAGATCGGCATCAAGCTCTTTGGTTCGGACTTGACGGTTCTCGAGAGCAAAGCTCGTGAGATTGCCGACGCTGTGAGAACAGTGAAAGGCGCGAGCGACATCTATCCAGAGCAGGTTACGGGCGGACTGTATCTCGACATCAAGCCTAACCGCGAGGCAGCGGCACGCTACGGTATCGATGTTGGCGAAGTCCAGAATGTCATAGAGACCGCCATTGGTGAAAACAACCTGACCACCACCATCGAAGGGCGACAACGTTTCCCGGTACGCGTGCGTTATGCCCCGGAGTTCAGACGCAATCCGGAAGATATCGCGAATGTCCTCGTGACCGGAGCAAATAGGGTGCAGATCCCACTGGGGCAGGTAGCAGATATCAAACAAGTATCAGGCCCGGCCCAGATCAACAGCGAGAACGGCTTGCTGGAGGTTTCGGTTCTGCTCAATGCGCGTGGGCGAGACGCTGGCAGTGTGATCGCCGATGCGGAAAAAGCCATCAAGGCAAAGGTCCAATTGCCTCCCGGTTACTACTACAACTGGAGCGGGCAATTTGAAAATGAGGTCCGGGCGAAGAAGCGGTTGCAGATCGTCATGCCCATCGCCATCGGCATCATCTACATTCTCCTCTACCTGACTTACCGCTCTTTCCTTGAAGCAGCTCACGTCCTGCTTGCTGTGCCGTTTGCTCTCACTGGCGGGCTCTACCTGCTCTGGCTGCTTCACTACAACTTCTCGGTAGCTGTCTGGGTCGGATTCATCGCGCTCTTCGGAACGGCGGTGCAGACGACGGTTGTCATGGTCATCTACCTCGAAGAAGCTGTCGAACGAAAACGACTCAAATACGGAATACTGACTATCGCCAATCTGCGTGAAGCCGTAATGGAGGGCGCTCTTCTCCGTCTTCGCCCGAAGTTCATGACGGTCTCGACGATCGTTGCTGGACTTCTGCCCATCTTCTGGAGCACGCGTGTCGGCTCCGAAGTGATCCGTCCTCTGGCAACACCCGTTCTTGGCGGGATGCTTAGTTCGCTCGCCCATGTGCTGATCGTTACACCAGTCATCTTCCTGTGGTTGCGTGAGCGAGAACTTCGCCGTAGCCAATCGCAGGGGGAAGCATTGCAGCCGGTGGAAGCAATACAACTCTCTCAAACCTCTCTCTAA
- a CDS encoding PRTRC system protein C, giving the protein MSSLKTEVLLREFQYNGVRIPDPGPELTVDQVRDLLTPAYPEIATASVIGPEDTGSALRYTFSRAIGTKG; this is encoded by the coding sequence ATGAGCAGCCTCAAAACCGAAGTGCTTTTGCGAGAGTTCCAGTACAACGGAGTGCGGATTCCTGACCCCGGCCCCGAGTTGACGGTGGACCAGGTCCGCGACCTGCTTACCCCTGCCTACCCCGAGATTGCAACCGCATCAGTGATCGGCCCGGAAGACACCGGCTCGGCGCTGCGTTACACCTTCAGCCGGGCCATCGGTACGAAGGGCTGA
- a CDS encoding FixH family protein: MKTVYAMLLMFIVVLAGCNGGKVDVNSLKPAATRTVGKLTVVLLNKSGELMQGQNEFVVQFKDDQGQPADVGDVQLGSSMSMPSMAPMSGDAEITPTGQTGIYKVTSNFAMSGAWHFTLSWNGPYGHGHTNFNNNVR; this comes from the coding sequence ATGAAGACTGTTTATGCAATGCTGTTGATGTTCATCGTCGTTCTGGCTGGTTGCAATGGCGGCAAGGTGGATGTCAATTCACTTAAACCTGCAGCGACCCGCACGGTTGGAAAACTAACCGTCGTGCTTTTGAACAAGAGCGGCGAACTCATGCAAGGGCAAAACGAGTTTGTCGTGCAGTTCAAGGACGACCAGGGGCAGCCCGCGGATGTAGGTGATGTGCAACTTGGCTCCAGCATGTCCATGCCCAGCATGGCACCTATGTCAGGCGATGCGGAGATCACGCCGACCGGTCAGACAGGGATCTACAAAGTGACCTCGAACTTCGCGATGAGTGGGGCATGGCACTTCACTCTCTCCTGGAACGGACCATACGGCCATGGACACACAAACTTCAACAACAACGTGAGGTAG